ATTCAAATTCATCATCTCTTTTTCAGTTTCTGAATTTCCCTTTTGACAAAGGCAAATGAGTGACAGCAAAAATGAAGAACTTCCCCTTTGCTCCAGCACCACCTTTGTTTGAGATGCTTTCGGCTCAGAATGACGTTCAGAAAATGAGACTTAGAGTTCTGAAGATTTTTACCCCGAACTGATTCAACCTGAGATTGTTTGCTAATAAATGTCATGTGTGTACCAGTGGTGTTTGCAGGTGTGATGCCATTTCTATGCCCAAAATCCCCAAATGGGTTTCAGTATCAAAAGGCCTGAGTACAAGCTATATGGTTTAAGGTGTAGTAGAAgcaatgatgaaaacaaaaatgtgctttgGAGTGAGAGATCAGAGACGTGTTTGTGATATGTGAGATTTGACATTACAAAGAAGTAGAAACAGTGAGCCTACCACAGTAAAGCAAAAGCAAGTTACGCTTTCATTAAAGTTTTCTTAAATTGAGTTTTATTAAGTATTATGTCCTAAAAAACGAGTTCAGCTGTTATGTAGCTCACAGGTGGCTATAGACACACTCATGCTTTCTACACTTAATGTGGTTTTCACACCTTTCAATCAAAcacaacatgtaaaaaaaaaaatcaacatctgTATGATGTAGGCACCACTGTGTTTCTTATCAATCCACTTTTTTAGTTGTGATCAAGAGGAAACAAGAGGAACGTTTATGTGTACGATTTGTAAGCTGAAATGCAGccgaatacaaaataaaatacactattTATTGACCACAACTTTCCTTTGTTCAAAACAAGCAGAGGAAACAGTGTAACTTCCTCGTGCTCTGGCCTTGTGGGTCTGAGTCACTGGGCTTCAGACGGCCACATCACACCAGTCGCTGACAGACAACACGAGTGGTGTTCTGCCATGGCTATTCATAGAAGACAATGGGGAAAAACACGCATAATGTCTTTGTACTCTGTGACTTCAGATATTAGGGTCTCATTAGAACAGACATTAACGcatgaaatattaattattctttcattttctttcttatcAGTGTGGGTTGGTCTGTGAGACTGTGGCATTTCACGGAAATTATATCTATCAGTGTATGAGCTTCCTGTGGAATAAAAAgttctgagagaaaaacaaaatcatttacCTCCGTCTGTTGAAACATGTGAGAACAGACCGAGGGAATTGTCATAATGCGTTTAAggtgatgtttttaaaagtgatttgTGTGAAATATGTATTAAATTAAGAAATTCAattataaaatgaccatgatgtgtcacCAAAGATTGAGGATAAATGTTAAATTGGTGCACTGTTGCAGCCACTATATTCACAAAACAGATTTCCATTTGCTGcatactgtatttgtgtatttatagcATATTTACAACACATCAGATGCCATCGGGGCAAACAGGGTGCAGCTAGCTCCTAAGCTTCAGGAATACAGAATGATACTGAACCTGAAAAACCCTGGTACACctttcaaaaatgtcttcaccatgaggagaaggaaaaaaaaaacgagggtCTACAATGGAGACGTGTTATAATACAGGGAGATTAAAGTGGAGAGGTTGCTGTCTCTCTCAGACAGGGAAGCAACATTGGCAACTTTAGCCAAGGTTAACTTAAAAAGCCTCAgaaccacttaaaaaaaaacatctcaaccaGTGGAGAAGAAAAGTGAGGGCCTGCAGTGGAGATGCCTTCAAATACAGATGGCTGAAAGTGGAGAGGAAGCTGGCGACAGACCACGACAGACATGCTGGTGTAGAAACTATTCTCCTGGACACAAAAGCGACACTGGGAGAACCAGACGAGATTAGCCAATGCTCTCCCTCCCCTCTAcactttgtttgtcttgttttcttaaaaataaaacagatgatGAGACAGTCATGTATGTGGACCttatacatataaaataagTCAGTACTATAGTAGTCAGTAAGTCAGGTGCTTTTTATTTGGACTTTTTGTTGCAgtgttgttctttttgttttgtttttaaccatggggttttttgttctttttttctggctTTCTGTTTTACTTGTGCCACACAAGGTTCCAGATTTACTTTGGAGTTCATCAGTGTGTGGGTCTTGGTTACTTTTAATTTCTGTCCTGTTATCCCTCCTCTGATTATCTGCCCCAGCctaatgtgattcacctgtTTTCTATTAGCCCTGCCTCCCTGGCATATTTAATCCCTGTGCTCCCCAGTGTCTTTGTTGGTGTATTCTGTTTAGTTCAGCCTgttatttccttatttttctGTGTGATCTGGCCCCTGTTCCTGTTCCCTGTGCTTCGGCTTCATGTCTGAAGGTAttgttctgtttatgttttacataatcTGTCTCGAAATGTTGCAACTGCAGTCTAAGCTGTCTAAGATCATGCAACTGCGATGACCTTTTGCTTGGGGTTAGTAAAACTATAGTTCCACGTAGAGCAGAGGATATGTTGTAATGATGAAGTTGTGGCTCTTACTTCATGTAACAACGTTGTGTGATGTTGTAAGAcaagattagaaaatgtttgtgttttaaaaaaaataaataaaaaaaataagtatatGACAGCAATTTTGAGCAGGAGAAGTTAACCAGGCACATGTTCCacaggggtggagtggctcagtggttaagactggtaccctgtgtgccaaagacatcatggtcgcaatggttgcaagttcgactccacccctggctgattgtactcaattccattgtaagtcgctttggataaaagtgtctgctaaatgacatgtaatgtaatataattccTGGAGGAATAGTTCTCTCTACTGGCAAGAGTAGAGTACTGCAGCTGTAGAGGTTCACATACAGTGTAACtcacagtggggggggggaggaaaacGGCTTCATTCAACTCCTGTTTACATTATCCAAAGATCTGTATTGTTCTTACTCCATTGAGTCACAGGATGGCAGCAATGTCTTAATTGTTCTGTCAGAGGCAAATTGTGTTCTAAACAAATTTAACAATGGAAGCCAACAACATGCAACTGTATCAGATATTTGATCAAATTTCATACAATTTCAGATCAAATGAAATGTTACAAATCCAatatcatatgtatatattatgtatatatatgtatgtatgtatgtatatgtgtgtgtgtatatatatatatatatatatatatatatatatatacatacatacatacatacatacatacatacatacatacatacatacatacataatccTAATCTAGATTCTCACCAGTGACCCTGAGACATGATTTGGTATGGTAATTCTTTCATCTCGTGCTTTTAACACCATTGTCTTCTCTTTAATGGGTCCAGCACCAATTCCTGGATTAAagatgttgtttatttatttatttatttattcaagatGTTTATGTTGGCAATGAAATTGTATGTATTATATTGCTTTATATAATACTGGTTTAATAGTTTAAGTGTTGTGCTGTAGTTGAGTTCCTTGTCCCATTGAACCAGCTGTTGAGGCTAGgtttttatgttgtgtgtgtatatatatatatatatatacgtacatgtGTGGTTTGAGCTGTGCATgttgtgacatttattttgtttgtcctctaaaactttgtttttgtatgttgttCCAACTCTTTGGTTtagtttctgtcattgttttttttttccatttagttGTATATCACTGTCAAATGTTAAAAACCTTATTCTATCTTGACCATCAATTTATTGGACAACTTTAGATCCATATCCACCTTATTTCGAGTTTATACTAGAGTATATGAAGGTGGGTAATTTCATGCTTACACAGCCGAGTCCGTACACTTGGCTTGACTGGATCCAAGCATGTTGTTCTTCCAATGGCATCGAAAATATGATGACAGAGACTcgtaaagtaaaataattcatgtttatttgatttaatagtCTTGGCAAGTAAGTATTTATTTGCGTTGCTTTCTACTTTGCAAACTCAAAGGGAGGCTTCTTGACAAAGTCAGGaaattaaatctttaaatatgGGACTTTGCACTATAAATAGACCATCTGCACCTGCTCAAATGTGgcgcaagcacacacacacgcacacacacacacacacacacacacaccaccttcAACCACAATATGTGGGACCCAGGAGGAATGAGACCTGTGTGAGGGGGAGCAGGAAAGGGGGTTGAGGAAGTGGTGTTTTATCtctacacacccacacacagtcaGATGTGGGTATGGAAGGTAGCTGCTTGACATGCTCTCATTTTggcaaagtttgttttttttgcaaagtgTACAAACAAAGatacactaaaacacacaactAACAAACAAGAGGCTATAGACTTCTGTGGTAACAGTTTAAATGTCAACTAATCAGCATATTACATACGCACTTGGCTTGACTCATCGGTGCAACGATATTTGATCAACATGCATTTTTACAGAAGTGAAAGCTGCTGTTCCACTGCAACATTTACCCATTACGCAATAGgataaaaaactttaaaaaagattATTCATCTACTCTGTGCTatattctttccttttttttaccctgCTTACATACACATGAGGCTAGtagtacacaaacacaacatcttCATTGTTACTACATGGTCTTTACAGTcaataataaaagttaaaatgtaaaaatagcaATATAATAAATGTGGCACACTACAGTATGTACAGGGATGCCATACACTTAAGCAGGTTATATAGATTTTGGGAGGGCCTAAGGGCATTTAAATTTTTGACTTTTCTGCATTCTACCATGCATTTTGTACACATAAACATGCTCAATTATCACAAAATCTAGTCATTTCATGACGACATAAAGTCAACAGTACAAAAATGGGCCTGTGTGAGCCGAAAACGAGTGAACTAGGCTTTCTCTGTGACAGTGGTTGTTGGCATATCTCAGCTGTGGTTTCGATcaggtgttgctgctgctgttctctgtcGTCATTTTGGAGGAAGCACCAGAGGTATGTAGATAGTCCTTAAAGAGGCTCAGCACCCGCTTCTTGTAGGTCTTAATGGCAAAGAAGTAGATGACAGGATCcaagcagcagttgaagttcaTTAGTGAAACTGTAATCTGCACAGGAGAAGATGGATATGAATTAGAAAATTGGACAACTGTGCGATatcaatttaaagaaaaacacagttctTACTTGTAAAGACATCTTAAAGGCCCTCAGATCCGCACAAGTGGGCTTATGGTGTATCTTCCTGGTCATAAACTGCATGACATTGAGGTGGTAAGGGCTGAAGCATGTGATGAAGGTGAGAAGAATGAGGAGAATGAtggtgttggccctgtgattcCTCCTCGATCGACTAGTTACAGCGTTCTGCTTGGCTGCAGCTCGCAGCTTCAGGTTGATCTTGGCATAGCAACCCACGATGATGACAAGTGGGCAGCAGAAGGAGAAGGCACAGGCCAGAAGCAGGAGGTACGGGGTGAAATGGGAGCCATCGAAGTTGAAGTACTCCATGCAGGTCAGTCTTTTCTGGTCCTCATGGAGCATGCTGCGGAACAGCAGGGGAGCTATTTGTAGAGAGACCAGAGCCCAGACCAGGCAGCAGACCCTGCGTACCACCCTCACACTCCGTAAAGACTGCAGCTGGTGGGGATGCACCATGGCCAGATACCTGTCCAAGCTGATACAGGTCATGAAACCAATACCTAGTGGAAATATAATGGTTATGCAAGAATGTATgattaacacattaaaaaaaggctgAGAGAACAAATACATTTCGTAGAAAACAACCAAAGATAGGGATTATAAAAGACTATAATCTCAGCTAACAAGCAGCAACATTTTGGTCATCATTTAATGCCTATTTTATATTATGAATCATGAATTATTGTCAATTTTTAATTCATATATTCTCTTAAAAtagaatatattattatattgtccTATAGGTTACATCAGATATGTCCAAagtctggcccgcgggccaatcaCAGCCCTTGGTGAGATTTTGTACGGACCACAGGTTCAGTTTTAtacaatgtattatttatggctaGGGAGGGACTTGGAGCAAAAAAATCATAGTCGCAAAGCTTTAGCCACACATTATCCCATTAGCTCAGCTTGAAGTGACTTCAGCTTTAAAAACCTGAGTGTGGGGTTCATAACCCACCTGTGACAGATAGATGAATGTGTACTCATCTCTTATTATGtgatttgactccagatgtgaaagtgttttcatgttttcactcatgCATGCCGTAGATTTGGTTACgcttccatttaaaaatgataattgtgagaatgaaaatgacattttcataaaacagtgcatttgtatgatttttttgaagtgaccattggcccttgaaaatcttcacattatcaaatctggctcttgttaaaaaaaaagtttggacacccatGGATTACATAATGTGGATGCCTTTCTCACACATAGTttggaaagcaaaagaaaagattCAGTAAACCACATTCAAAGATTTGCAGATGCAGATAAAGACACACTTGGACCTACATGTATATTACCTGCATAGGTGTTTGCGAAGAACAGAAGTGTGCTCAGTCTGCAAAGAAAGTCCCCAAAGGGCCAGTCGAAGTGGCGGATGTAGTACGTAATTCTGCCCGGCAAAGTCAGTGTGAACAGGGTGTCAGAGAGTGCAAGGTTGACCAGATAGATGgaggtggagttgaacttgtgctTTCTCTGGCAGATCACATAGAGAACCAAACTGTTGCCGCACGCACTGATCGCAAAAACCACAGAGTAGAAAATGGGGAAAAGAACCACTGCAGCTTTTTggtacacaaacacatcacagccGCTCTGGTTTGGAGAGTTTAAAGCCGAGGAGATCATGATGGTGATGTTGTCAACAGCCAAGCAAACCTGTCAGTTTGAGAAAAGGATCCCACTGAAATTCATAAATCATAACAGACAGGAGAGTAAAGCATGTGCAAAAGAGCCCACTGACttctttaaagaaataaagattgTCACAATATAAAAATACTTACAATTACAGCTATGAAAGCTCAGTGAATGCAGCTGAATCTTCTGGTTGTGTTTGTCAACTGAGCTGCAACACAGTAAATCCCTCACAAAAGGTTGTATGCAGTGCTCAAATCCCACCTCTCCCTTTTGACATCATAGGTTTTGTTCTGCTGTAACTGTTGAACTTATCTGATGCACTGTTTTAGAGCTTTGTACATTCACACAAATCTTTCATTTAACTTTAGGGGATTAGTGGACACTTGTCATTTGTTTCCCTTCTATTACTTTTATATttgattatactgtatatcttgttCCATTCCCCATTGTATTGCCTTTTCATGAGCTTTCATGAGAAAAAAGCCCAACTTTCTTTgcgaaaagcaacagttgcggtggTGCTTTTACAAAAAAGTTGGAATGGATtagataatttcaaaatattagtggttgttttaatatgcaacaattaaaaaaaacatatttatgatgcaaaattaatctattcatttaaaaataaaaacataatgactcgttataacttgatattgtttggagggccacatgaaatcgattggagggccacatgtggcccccgggccgccactttgagacccctgggtGAGAATAAGATTAAGATTGTTATTAAACTGTAGGTAAGGAGAAggagagatagatagatgaatAAACTAGTACAAATTGTGTTTCCTTTCCATTTAACTATTTAAAGTTAAGT
This genomic interval from Solea solea chromosome 2, fSolSol10.1, whole genome shotgun sequence contains the following:
- the si:ch211-184m13.4 gene encoding G-protein coupled receptor 183, which gives rise to MISSALNSPNQSGCDVFVYQKAAVVLFPIFYSVVFAISACGNSLVLYVICQRKHKFNSTSIYLVNLALSDTLFTLTLPGRITYYIRHFDWPFGDFLCRLSTLLFFANTYAGIGFMTCISLDRYLAMVHPHQLQSLRSVRVVRRVCCLVWALVSLQIAPLLFRSMLHEDQKRLTCMEYFNFDGSHFTPYLLLLACAFSFCCPLVIIVGCYAKINLKLRAAAKQNAVTSRSRRNHRANTIILLILLTFITCFSPYHLNVMQFMTRKIHHKPTCADLRAFKMSLQITVSLMNFNCCLDPVIYFFAIKTYKKRVLSLFKDYLHTSGASSKMTTENSSSNT